The following are from one region of the Paracoccus sp. S3-43 genome:
- a CDS encoding 3'(2'),5'-bisphosphate nucleotidase CysQ — MPGPEDDLALLVRAAQIAGPIALSFWRAQPKAWDKPDDAGPVTEADLAVNDALQSLLTGERPDYGWLSEESEADAARLDARRCFIIDPIDGTRAFIAGQEGFAHSLAVAEGDRIIAAVVHLPAMDLTFTAHADGPALLNGGPIRPSGAGITGARVLTYKSATDPEYWKDGRTPPFRREFRPSLAWRLCLVAQGRFDAALSVRHVWEWDIAAGSLIASRAGALATDRHGQPMRFNSPRAMVDGMVVAGPRLHEELRAGMRDP; from the coding sequence TTGCCGGGGCCTGAGGACGACCTGGCGCTGCTGGTCCGCGCGGCGCAGATCGCCGGGCCCATCGCGCTGTCCTTCTGGCGCGCCCAGCCCAAGGCCTGGGACAAGCCCGACGACGCCGGACCCGTGACCGAGGCCGACCTGGCCGTCAACGACGCGCTGCAATCCCTGCTGACCGGCGAACGCCCCGATTACGGCTGGCTATCCGAGGAGAGCGAGGCCGATGCCGCCCGGCTGGACGCGCGGCGCTGCTTCATCATCGACCCCATCGACGGCACCCGCGCCTTCATCGCCGGGCAGGAAGGCTTTGCCCATTCGCTGGCGGTAGCCGAGGGGGACCGGATCATCGCGGCGGTGGTGCATCTGCCCGCGATGGACCTGACCTTCACCGCTCATGCGGACGGCCCGGCGCTGCTGAACGGCGGGCCGATCCGGCCCAGCGGCGCGGGAATCACCGGCGCGCGGGTGCTGACCTATAAATCCGCGACCGATCCCGAATATTGGAAGGACGGCCGGACGCCGCCGTTCCGCCGCGAGTTCCGGCCCTCGCTGGCCTGGCGGCTGTGCCTGGTGGCCCAGGGTCGCTTCGACGCCGCCCTGTCGGTGCGTCATGTCTGGGAATGGGACATCGCGGCGGGCAGCCTGATCGCCAGCCGCGCGGGCGCCCTCGCCACCGACCGGCACGGCCAGCCGATGCGCTTCAACAGCCCGCGCGCGATGGTGGACGGGATGGTCGTCGCGGGTCCAAGGCTGCATGAGGAATTGCGGGCCGGGATGCGCGATCCGTGA
- a CDS encoding MlaD family protein: protein MTDTPPPLRPASPVRKTAARAAQAGINVIWVVPIIALIVTLGIAWNAYADRGAVIEVEFTDATGVTPGETALRFREITVGQVESVSFTSDLSRVVVKIRVDKDVAPYIDAETSFWIVRPQVTAQGVTRLDTVLTGSFIEGYWDANVTTPQDHFLGLERAPLIRVDTPGTQVTLSMENADGISEGAPVLYRGVQVGRMENLRLADTEDQVIADAFIEAPHDKRLTTSTVFWDTSGFSLSLGASGVSFNVNSLSSVLQGGVAFDTLVSGGRPVEPGHVYTLQPDEETARNDILASESGEPLRIAMLIDDSLQGLAKGADVQFQGLRVGQVTDLAVTLDQPEGEIRQAVTLAISPVRLGLGAEATPEDALAFLQQAVADGLRARVASAGFLGTSLKVELVEIPDAEPASIDLAAEPNPIIPSVAGELDDFSASAQGFMARIGNLPFEEVLRSATDMMNSITDIASSDDTRAIPEALRQTLDQTRGAATDIGSMARDLRDSGTAENIARLVEEAAAAAEAVKLAAADAPAMVEQIDAAAAAVEDFNFSEISAQAEGILADLRAMLGSEDAEQLPRNLSDTLQAASGLLNDLRDGDAAGSLNDALDSASTAADQVAQSVQRLPQLIQRLEATAARADGVLASYGDRSAFNTEAINMLRELRRATAAFGSLARLIERNPRAFILGR from the coding sequence ATGACCGACACGCCGCCGCCGCTGAGACCGGCAAGCCCCGTGCGCAAGACCGCCGCGCGCGCCGCCCAGGCCGGGATCAACGTCATCTGGGTGGTCCCGATCATCGCCCTGATCGTGACGCTGGGCATCGCCTGGAACGCCTATGCCGACCGGGGCGCGGTGATCGAGGTCGAATTCACCGATGCGACCGGCGTGACGCCCGGCGAAACCGCGCTGCGGTTCCGGGAAATCACCGTGGGCCAGGTCGAATCCGTCAGCTTCACCTCGGATCTGTCGCGGGTGGTGGTCAAGATCCGCGTGGACAAGGATGTCGCCCCCTATATCGACGCCGAGACGTCGTTCTGGATCGTCCGCCCGCAGGTCACGGCCCAGGGGGTGACGCGCCTGGACACGGTGCTGACCGGATCCTTTATCGAAGGCTATTGGGACGCGAACGTGACCACGCCCCAGGATCATTTCCTCGGGCTGGAACGCGCGCCGCTGATCCGCGTGGACACGCCGGGCACCCAGGTCACGCTGTCGATGGAAAATGCCGACGGCATCAGCGAGGGCGCGCCGGTCCTGTATCGCGGCGTCCAGGTCGGGCGGATGGAAAACCTGCGGCTGGCCGATACCGAGGATCAGGTCATCGCCGACGCCTTCATCGAGGCGCCGCATGACAAGCGGCTGACCACCTCGACCGTGTTCTGGGACACGTCGGGCTTTTCGTTGTCGCTGGGTGCGTCGGGCGTGTCCTTCAACGTGAACTCGCTGTCCTCGGTCCTGCAAGGCGGCGTCGCCTTCGACACGCTGGTCAGCGGCGGCCGCCCGGTCGAGCCGGGCCATGTCTATACCCTGCAACCCGACGAGGAGACCGCCCGCAACGACATCCTGGCCAGTGAGAGTGGCGAGCCGCTGCGCATCGCCATGCTGATCGACGATTCCCTGCAAGGGCTGGCCAAGGGCGCGGATGTGCAGTTCCAGGGCCTGCGGGTGGGCCAGGTCACCGATCTGGCGGTGACGCTGGACCAGCCCGAGGGAGAGATCCGGCAGGCCGTGACCCTGGCGATCTCGCCCGTGCGGCTGGGCCTGGGCGCCGAGGCCACGCCCGAAGACGCGCTGGCCTTCCTGCAACAGGCGGTGGCCGACGGGCTGCGCGCGCGCGTCGCCAGCGCCGGGTTCCTGGGCACCTCGCTGAAGGTCGAACTGGTCGAAATTCCGGATGCCGAACCGGCCAGCATCGACCTGGCGGCCGAACCGAACCCGATCATTCCTTCGGTCGCGGGCGAACTGGACGATTTCAGCGCCAGCGCCCAGGGATTCATGGCCCGCATCGGCAACCTGCCGTTCGAGGAGGTGCTGCGGTCGGCCACCGACATGATGAACAGCATCACCGACATCGCCAGTTCCGACGACACCCGCGCCATTCCCGAAGCCCTGCGGCAGACGCTGGACCAGACGCGCGGCGCCGCGACCGATATCGGCAGCATGGCCCGCGACCTGCGCGACAGCGGCACCGCGGAAAACATCGCCCGCCTGGTCGAGGAAGCCGCCGCCGCCGCCGAGGCAGTCAAGCTGGCCGCCGCCGATGCCCCCGCGATGGTCGAACAGATCGACGCGGCGGCGGCGGCGGTCGAAGACTTCAACTTCTCGGAAATCAGCGCCCAGGCCGAAGGTATCCTGGCCGACCTGCGCGCCATGCTGGGCAGCGAGGATGCCGAACAACTGCCGCGCAACCTGTCCGACACGCTGCAAGCCGCCTCCGGCCTGCTGAACGACCTGCGCGACGGCGATGCGGCGGGCAGCCTGAACGACGCCCTGGACAGCGCCAGCACCGCCGCCGACCAGGTGGCGCAATCCGTTCAGCGCCTGCCGCAGCTGATCCAGCGGCTGGAGGCGACGGCGGCACGGGCGGACGGGGTGCTGGCCTCCTATGGCGACCGTTCGGCCTTCAACACCGAGGCGATCAACATGCTGCGCGAACTGCGCCGCGCGACGGCGGCCTTCGGGTCGCTGGCCCGGCTGATCGAACGCAACCCCCGCGCCTTCATTCTGGGACGATGA
- a CDS encoding SARP family transcriptional regulator, protein MQPLTLRLMGPVELTGPGRVRLTPRGMRARGALAVMGSATAMRVLRARLQDLLFSTREPENANASLRQVLREIRISLADAREALVGGPGWVGLDGQMVRLDMTAMPGPDGQMPEFAADLDIPDPEFEDWLRDARMHAEQAVTPQAPAPSLLPVLLTADPVAGDSETGVIAAMILGEAAGRVCDLVPMVAMPDRADPGQSAIVLSAVANRLGQAIHVLVKLSHRPSSRLFWSHKFVLDRGDLTTAMGDCTAQICVGVMRVLEALRTIDAALGVSFADVFSFNRARLERAEQALAGMDDGVNASLTMALRAWVLTTQVFERLVPDPERSIQEAREFATKAREADPYSATALAVGSVVEGYMNHGQVSFWLAQQAVQADARNPLARYAYSQALTDLGRHKEAHREARAGLAEALSVLNPATWQLRMGISLTRLGRFAEAEQRFDAVQQFAPENRPSLRFLAALRYHRHDEPGALAALQALRRNEPGFSLDLMGSDSYPVATLRQGGLLGVTRSGLI, encoded by the coding sequence ATGCAACCGCTTACCCTTCGCCTCATGGGCCCTGTCGAACTGACCGGGCCGGGCCGCGTGCGCTTGACGCCGCGCGGGATGCGGGCGCGTGGCGCCCTGGCGGTGATGGGCAGCGCGACCGCGATGCGGGTGCTGCGGGCGCGGTTGCAGGATCTGCTGTTCAGCACGCGCGAACCCGAAAACGCCAATGCCAGCCTGCGCCAGGTGCTGCGGGAAATCCGCATCAGCCTGGCGGACGCGCGCGAAGCGCTGGTCGGCGGGCCGGGATGGGTGGGCCTTGACGGGCAGATGGTCCGGCTGGACATGACCGCCATGCCCGGCCCCGACGGGCAGATGCCGGAATTCGCCGCCGACCTGGATATTCCCGACCCCGAATTCGAGGATTGGCTGCGCGACGCGCGGATGCACGCGGAACAGGCCGTCACGCCCCAGGCGCCCGCGCCTTCGCTGCTGCCGGTCCTGCTGACGGCGGATCCTGTCGCGGGCGACAGCGAAACCGGGGTGATCGCGGCGATGATCCTGGGCGAGGCCGCGGGCCGGGTCTGCGACCTGGTGCCGATGGTCGCCATGCCCGACCGGGCGGATCCGGGACAGTCCGCCATCGTCCTGTCGGCGGTGGCGAACCGCCTGGGCCAGGCCATCCATGTGCTGGTCAAGCTGTCCCACCGGCCCAGCAGCCGGCTGTTCTGGTCCCACAAGTTCGTGCTGGACCGGGGCGATCTGACCACCGCCATGGGCGACTGCACCGCCCAGATCTGCGTGGGCGTCATGCGCGTGCTGGAAGCCCTGCGCACCATCGACGCGGCACTGGGCGTCTCCTTCGCCGATGTGTTCAGCTTCAACCGGGCTCGGCTGGAACGCGCCGAACAGGCCCTGGCTGGCATGGATGACGGGGTCAACGCCTCGCTGACCATGGCGTTGCGGGCCTGGGTGCTGACCACGCAGGTCTTCGAGCGCCTGGTGCCCGACCCCGAGCGAAGCATCCAGGAGGCGCGGGAATTCGCCACCAAGGCGCGCGAGGCCGACCCCTACAGCGCGACCGCCCTAGCCGTGGGCTCCGTGGTCGAGGGGTATATGAACCATGGCCAGGTCAGCTTCTGGCTGGCCCAGCAGGCGGTCCAGGCGGATGCGCGCAACCCGCTGGCGCGCTATGCCTATTCGCAGGCGCTGACCGATCTGGGCCGCCACAAAGAGGCCCATCGCGAGGCGCGGGCCGGTCTGGCCGAGGCGCTGTCGGTGCTGAACCCCGCGACCTGGCAGTTGCGGATGGGCATTTCCCTGACCCGGCTGGGCCGCTTTGCCGAGGCGGAACAGCGGTTCGACGCCGTCCAGCAGTTCGCGCCGGAAAACCGCCCCTCGCTGCGGTTCCTGGCGGCGCTGCGATACCACCGCCATGACGAGCCGGGCGCCTTGGCGGCGCTTCAGGCGCTGCGCCGGAACGAGCCGGGCTTTTCGCTGGACCTGATGGGCAGCGACAGCTATCCGGTCGCCACCCTGCGCCAGGGCGGGCTGCTGGGGGTCACGCGGTCGGGGCTGATCTAG
- a CDS encoding phosphatase PAP2 family protein — translation MSLQHGQHGQHGQAANAAGQTSDEALLAAALMRSRDAISGTEIVTPDPFQAGELDLAARLPRLAREYRNAVMISELLEDLVFVSEDDAPPGKTARAVALSRRKTGDPVDHVPLARIVRPGLADFSQAAPLVAAYAELRADRLTEILAQQRHLIPFLSSILPLDPVRNPALAEMLEVGLDLVTPVVMRVKLALGCPRPNQFSDRIQPLIPEPAHPTLPSGHATQIFTLATMLSLLADPDAQVKPDHQIYRLACRIAVNRTVAGVHFPADSASGAVLGIQLGRYVMARGLGGTVGSAEFDGGLFSNQAEPRDFHAEILDQMMNGDDPSTRFGDDRTAARAAPLWRALCQRARQEWQNRWS, via the coding sequence ATGTCCCTGCAACACGGCCAGCATGGTCAGCACGGCCAAGCCGCGAATGCCGCAGGCCAGACCTCCGACGAAGCGCTGCTGGCCGCCGCCCTGATGCGGTCGCGCGATGCCATCTCGGGCACGGAAATCGTCACGCCCGACCCCTTCCAGGCTGGCGAACTGGACCTGGCCGCCCGCCTGCCCCGCCTGGCGCGCGAATACCGCAATGCCGTCATGATCTCGGAATTGCTGGAGGATCTTGTCTTCGTCTCTGAAGACGACGCCCCGCCAGGCAAGACGGCGCGGGCGGTGGCGCTGTCGCGGCGCAAGACCGGGGATCCCGTCGATCATGTGCCCCTGGCCCGGATCGTCCGGCCCGGCCTTGCGGATTTCAGCCAGGCCGCGCCGCTGGTGGCCGCCTATGCCGAACTGCGCGCGGACCGCCTGACCGAGATCCTGGCCCAGCAACGCCACCTGATCCCCTTCCTGTCCAGCATCCTGCCGCTCGACCCCGTCCGCAACCCGGCCCTGGCCGAGATGCTGGAGGTGGGGCTGGATCTGGTCACGCCCGTGGTGATGCGCGTCAAGCTGGCGCTTGGCTGCCCCCGGCCGAACCAGTTCAGCGACCGCATCCAGCCGCTGATCCCCGAACCGGCCCATCCCACGCTGCCCAGCGGCCATGCGACGCAGATCTTCACGCTGGCGACCATGCTGTCGCTGCTGGCCGATCCGGATGCGCAGGTGAAGCCCGACCATCAGATCTATCGCCTGGCCTGCCGCATCGCGGTCAACCGGACGGTGGCGGGCGTGCATTTCCCCGCCGACAGCGCCTCGGGCGCGGTGCTGGGCATCCAGCTTGGGCGCTATGTCATGGCGCGGGGGCTGGGCGGCACCGTGGGGTCGGCGGAATTCGACGGCGGCCTGTTCAGCAACCAGGCGGAACCGCGCGATTTCCATGCCGAGATCCTGGACCAGATGATGAACGGCGACGATCCGTCGACCCGGTTCGGCGATGACAGGACAGCCGCCCGCGCCGCCCCCCTGTGGCGGGCCTTGTGCCAGCGCGCCCGGCAGGAGTGGCAGAATCGATGGAGCTGA
- a CDS encoding PqiC family protein: MTHRLPLALACLGLLGLSACSDPEKTARYLIDPPATGGQVPNRLGSAELKDVSLPEYASAQEVAFQTQDGAVRSNPDSLWADNPQRAFTQSLARAISDVSGATVIGEPWPLAEPPQRVLEVRVEKALAQANGVYRLSGRYFVGDEASGGANHARSFDISVPMGSSSPAASAAAASSAITLLAQQIATLSGPGRTIATTAPADPFALDPLF; this comes from the coding sequence ATGACCCACCGCCTGCCGCTTGCCCTTGCCTGCCTTGGCCTTCTGGGGCTGTCCGCCTGTTCCGACCCGGAAAAGACCGCGCGTTACCTGATCGACCCGCCGGCCACGGGGGGGCAGGTGCCCAACCGCCTGGGCAGCGCCGAACTGAAGGATGTGTCGCTGCCCGAATACGCCTCGGCGCAAGAGGTCGCCTTCCAGACCCAGGACGGCGCCGTCCGGTCGAACCCCGACAGCCTGTGGGCCGACAACCCGCAGCGCGCCTTCACCCAGTCGCTGGCGCGCGCCATTTCGGACGTCTCGGGCGCGACGGTGATCGGCGAGCCCTGGCCCCTGGCCGAACCGCCCCAGCGGGTGCTGGAGGTCCGCGTCGAAAAGGCCCTGGCCCAGGCCAACGGCGTCTATCGCCTGTCGGGGCGCTATTTCGTGGGGGACGAGGCCAGCGGGGGGGCGAACCACGCCCGCAGCTTTGATATTTCCGTGCCGATGGGATCGTCCAGCCCGGCGGCCTCGGCTGCGGCGGCGTCGTCGGCCATCACGCTGCTGGCCCAGCAGATCGCCACCCTGTCAGGTCCGGGCCGCACCATCGCCACCACCGCCCCCGCCGATCCCTTCGCCCTGGATCCCCTGTTCTGA
- a CDS encoding paraquat-inducible protein A, translating to MTEDSAPIPTAHRAGLLGCRSCGRVWPQDRTTCDRCGADLVPPDRRGLQKVWAWWAAGLIMYVPANLFPMMRTQTFAGLQGSSEATILQGVVELIHYGNYDIAIIVFVASVIVPVAKFLAIAWLATVAGRPATVEQAHARLKIYEVVEFIGRWSMIDVFVVAILSALVQLGFVASIHPGPAAVSFALSVAFTMLSAQSFDPRLIWRGLPLRSRTGSQGQD from the coding sequence GTGACCGAAGACAGCGCCCCGATCCCGACCGCGCATCGCGCAGGCCTGCTGGGCTGCCGGTCCTGCGGCCGCGTCTGGCCGCAGGACCGGACGACCTGCGACCGCTGCGGCGCGGATCTGGTGCCGCCCGACCGGCGGGGCCTGCAAAAGGTCTGGGCCTGGTGGGCCGCCGGACTGATCATGTATGTCCCCGCCAACCTGTTCCCGATGATGCGCACCCAGACCTTCGCCGGCCTGCAAGGCAGTTCCGAGGCGACGATCCTGCAAGGCGTGGTCGAGCTGATCCATTACGGCAATTACGACATCGCCATTATCGTCTTCGTCGCCTCGGTGATCGTGCCGGTGGCCAAGTTCCTGGCGATCGCCTGGCTGGCCACCGTCGCCGGGCGTCCCGCCACCGTCGAACAGGCCCATGCCCGGCTGAAGATCTATGAGGTGGTGGAATTCATCGGCCGCTGGTCGATGATCGACGTGTTCGTGGTGGCGATCCTGTCGGCCCTGGTGCAACTGGGCTTCGTCGCATCCATCCATCCCGGCCCGGCCGCCGTGTCCTTCGCGCTGTCTGTTGCCTTCACCATGCTTTCCGCGCAAAGCTTTGATCCAAGATTGATCTGGCGCGGGCTTCCGCTGCGCAGCCGGACGGGATCCCAGGGGCAGGACTGA
- a CDS encoding endonuclease/exonuclease/phosphatase family protein: MARKDVSIANFNLLNLNLPGQPIYDGDGWTQAQYDAKIDFSERVLDDIDADIIGFQECWNAEALAEIFDRPALRGRYDLVARTTDPPGIQVALAVRKGMLQGPPEWIADLPDDARFIDLKEARDAEESVSVTIRRFSRPLLRVLVNKADGTPDITVFVAHLKSKGPTTLRDDDGNPVLRRHRFIAQTVVSHVRRMVEAGAFRAILNDTMRRNDRPVVVLGDLNDATTSVSTELLTGNPGYRFFAKSTAGSKSDAGLYTVEKLQQLRSFRHVYYTYIHQNQMESLDHILVSDSFYDHSSIRQWSFREMRVLNDHLTATDAKRRRLGYNDHGIIVARFDWNPMVEEAEKILAQEGPAA, encoded by the coding sequence ATGGCCCGCAAAGACGTCAGCATCGCCAATTTCAACCTTCTGAACCTGAACCTGCCCGGCCAGCCGATCTATGACGGCGACGGCTGGACCCAGGCCCAATACGACGCCAAGATCGACTTTTCGGAACGCGTCCTGGACGACATCGACGCCGACATCATCGGCTTCCAGGAATGCTGGAACGCCGAGGCCTTGGCCGAGATTTTCGACCGCCCCGCGCTGCGCGGCCGCTATGACCTGGTGGCCCGCACCACCGATCCGCCGGGGATCCAGGTCGCCCTGGCAGTACGCAAGGGGATGCTGCAAGGCCCGCCCGAATGGATCGCGGATCTGCCCGACGATGCCCGCTTCATCGACCTGAAGGAAGCCCGTGACGCCGAAGAATCGGTCAGCGTCACGATCCGCAGGTTTTCCCGGCCCCTGCTGCGGGTGCTGGTCAACAAGGCCGACGGGACGCCCGACATCACCGTCTTCGTGGCCCATCTGAAATCCAAGGGGCCGACCACGCTGCGGGACGACGACGGCAACCCGGTGCTGCGTCGGCACCGCTTCATCGCCCAGACGGTGGTGTCCCATGTCCGCCGCATGGTCGAGGCGGGGGCGTTTCGCGCCATCCTGAACGATACGATGCGCCGCAACGACCGGCCGGTGGTGGTGCTGGGCGATCTGAACGACGCCACCACCTCGGTTTCGACCGAATTGCTGACGGGAAATCCCGGCTATCGCTTCTTTGCCAAAAGCACGGCGGGCAGCAAGTCGGATGCCGGGCTTTACACCGTCGAAAAGCTGCAACAGCTGCGGTCCTTCCGGCACGTCTATTACACCTATATCCACCAGAACCAGATGGAATCGCTGGATCACATCCTGGTGTCGGATTCGTTCTACGACCATTCGTCGATCCGCCAATGGTCGTTTCGGGAAATGCGCGTGCTGAACGACCACCTGACGGCCACGGATGCCAAGCGCAGGCGGCTGGGCTATAACGACCACGGCATCATCGTGGCGCGGTTCGACTGGAATCCGATGGTCGAAGAGGCCGAGAAGATCCTGGCCCAGGAAGGCCCGGCCGCCTAG
- a CDS encoding TldD/PmbA family protein, translating to MSPVDLQVLAESLVDAARRAGAEAADALTSSGQSIGIDMRGSALEHADRAEGVEIGLRVLIGGRQASVSASDHSPTTIAQMAERAVAMAREAPVDDMLGLADPGQLARDTDARALQIAEDRPDPSPDHLQDLALRAEAAARDMPGISQVESANAGFSRRFLWLAASNGFSGGYERTTHTISTVAITGEGLGMERDYAGESRVWAEDLPTPEEIGRLAAERTLARAGSRKPPTGAFPILYDRRVASSLIGHLLSAVNGSAVARGASWLRKDLGQPVLPEGFDLTEDPLRPRYPSSRPFDAEGLATRPRKIVENGVLQGWTLDLATARKLGMDSTASAARGMSSAPSPSNSNVVLTPGAATQDDLIARMGTGLIVTSMLGASINATTGDYSRGAAGFWVEGGRIAWPVNECTIAGNLREMLMTIVAANDALPWRAAEVPSLLVGGMTVAGA from the coding sequence ATGTCACCCGTGGATTTGCAGGTGCTGGCCGAATCGCTGGTCGATGCGGCGCGGCGCGCGGGGGCCGAAGCCGCCGACGCGCTGACCAGCAGCGGGCAATCCATCGGCATCGACATGCGCGGCAGCGCCCTGGAACATGCGGACCGGGCCGAGGGCGTGGAAATCGGCCTGCGCGTGCTGATCGGCGGGCGGCAGGCCAGCGTCTCGGCATCCGACCACAGCCCCACCACCATCGCCCAGATGGCCGAACGCGCCGTCGCCATGGCGCGCGAGGCGCCGGTGGACGACATGCTGGGCCTGGCCGATCCCGGCCAGCTTGCCCGCGACACCGATGCCCGCGCCTTGCAGATCGCCGAGGACCGCCCCGATCCGTCGCCCGACCACCTGCAAGACCTGGCCCTGCGGGCCGAGGCGGCGGCCCGCGACATGCCGGGCATTTCCCAGGTTGAATCCGCCAATGCCGGGTTCAGCCGCCGGTTCCTGTGGCTGGCGGCCTCGAACGGGTTTTCGGGCGGATACGAGCGCACCACCCACACCATCTCCACCGTCGCCATCACCGGCGAGGGGCTGGGCATGGAACGCGACTATGCGGGCGAATCGCGCGTCTGGGCCGAGGATCTGCCCACCCCCGAGGAGATCGGCCGCCTGGCCGCCGAACGCACCCTAGCCCGCGCCGGATCCCGGAAGCCGCCGACCGGGGCCTTTCCGATCCTCTATGACCGCCGGGTCGCCTCGTCGCTGATCGGCCACCTGCTGTCGGCGGTGAACGGCTCGGCCGTCGCGCGCGGCGCAAGCTGGCTGCGCAAGGATCTGGGCCAGCCGGTCCTGCCCGAAGGCTTCGATCTGACCGAGGATCCGCTGCGCCCGCGCTATCCCTCGTCCCGTCCCTTCGATGCCGAGGGGCTGGCGACGCGTCCGCGCAAGATCGTCGAAAACGGCGTCTTGCAAGGCTGGACGCTGGATCTGGCGACCGCGCGCAAGCTGGGCATGGACAGCACCGCATCCGCCGCGCGGGGCATGTCGTCCGCGCCTTCGCCCAGCAACAGCAACGTGGTCCTGACGCCCGGCGCGGCGACGCAGGACGACCTGATCGCGCGGATGGGAACGGGGCTGATCGTGACCTCCATGCTGGGCGCCTCGATCAACGCCACCACCGGGGATTATTCGCGCGGCGCCGCCGGGTTTTGGGTGGAAGGCGGGCGCATCGCCTGGCCGGTCAACGAATGCACCATCGCCGGAAACCTGCGCGAGATGCTGATGACCATCGTCGCCGCGAACGACGCCCTGCCCTGGCGCGCGGCCGAGGTGCCCAGCCTGCTGGTCGGGGGGATGACGGTTGCCGGGGCCTGA